The proteins below come from a single Cetobacterium sp. ZOR0034 genomic window:
- a CDS encoding diguanylate cyclase, whose protein sequence is MFENLLLDNLTIGVLILNQEFEVKYLNRYMKEILKEYFNEIDLKYLKMNEALKKRLAKFDLKVKQREIKKDGEAYLFLEFHDVSDLKKLEKDLEEKSKSQNKLVAMLDTVQEFIFYLDSEGRLEYFNKAYAEYLNIPNNELYGKKEIEFFPEAMAKKCLENNEIAFEKGNFYEEEYLDGRWYQTFKSRVDLENDEYGILAMVKEITESKKRSLDLKEKAYKDILTGTYNRNFYEERLRSIFEEKTSSIFSMMLIDIDKFKEINDSKGHDIGDLVLKRLATILKNSIRKNGDYIIRMGGDELCIVIESNLEDLKRVYQRVESEIRKQNITEEFSFEISAGLVQRKSAEKLDAFYKRADVELYKIKKEKIN, encoded by the coding sequence ATGTTTGAAAATTTATTATTAGATAACTTAACAATTGGAGTATTAATTTTAAATCAAGAGTTTGAAGTAAAATACCTGAACAGATACATGAAAGAGATTTTAAAAGAATATTTTAATGAAATAGATTTGAAATATTTAAAAATGAATGAGGCATTAAAAAAGAGGTTAGCGAAATTTGATTTAAAAGTAAAGCAGCGTGAAATAAAAAAAGATGGTGAGGCATATCTTTTTTTAGAATTTCATGATGTCAGTGATTTAAAAAAATTAGAAAAAGATTTAGAAGAGAAATCGAAAAGTCAAAATAAGTTAGTTGCAATGTTAGATACTGTTCAAGAATTTATTTTTTATTTAGACTCAGAGGGAAGATTAGAGTATTTTAATAAGGCATATGCAGAATATTTAAATATTCCAAATAATGAGTTATATGGGAAAAAAGAGATTGAATTTTTTCCAGAGGCAATGGCTAAGAAGTGTTTAGAAAACAATGAAATTGCTTTTGAAAAAGGAAACTTTTATGAAGAGGAATATCTAGATGGAAGATGGTATCAAACTTTTAAATCAAGAGTAGATTTAGAAAATGATGAGTATGGTATTTTGGCAATGGTAAAAGAGATTACAGAATCTAAAAAAAGAAGTTTAGATTTAAAAGAGAAAGCTTATAAAGATATACTGACAGGAACTTACAATAGAAACTTTTATGAAGAGAGATTAAGAAGTATTTTTGAAGAAAAAACTAGCTCAATATTTTCAATGATGCTTATAGATATCGATAAATTTAAGGAGATTAACGATTCTAAAGGGCATGACATAGGGGATTTAGTATTAAAGAGATTAGCAACTATTTTAAAAAATAGTATCAGAAAAAATGGTGATTATATAATAAGAATGGGTGGAGATGAACTTTGCATAGTGATTGAATCAAATTTAGAGGATTTAAAGAGAGTTTATCAAAGAGTTGAAAGTGAGATAAGAAAACAAAACATTACCGAAGAGTTTTCTTTTGAGATTAGTGCTGGGTTAGTTCAAAGAAAGAGCGCAGAAAAATTAGACGCTTTCTATAAAAGAGCCGATGTTGAGTTATATAAAATAAAAAAAGAAAAAATTAATTGA
- a CDS encoding FAD-binding protein: MKVNRCKLAILLASLMLVACGTKEKSVIGKGNGFSGEIKVNVVTKGDKIENLELVSDNETSHIISRTFPILKDRILKAQSPIVDSVSGATYTSLGVKRAVAAALKESGKDFGRITINTKGPEQPVAFLEPVKTDLVIVGGGPAGLAAAISAKEAGLKNIILIEKLDILSGNGKYDMNFYDLINSEAQKNAGVEDSVEKLIADNSNWMDTPERTRVQAEGAYKLDTWLRSMGIKLEHYYGKRGHMAKSNAYAGEEVQDGMEATAKKLGIDIRTGTKGTDLIIENGEVKGIKVQNGNNFYDINTKAVVMATGGFSANKELLAKYSPGTEKLQTSNQLGATGDFIPVFEENDIALANLEELNLFPFIVRTTRDLTGGSDGFMLVNSNGERFLNENISKDARFEAAQTILAQPGGKAFYIYDQTLFDGSYRLQKHTAKGYHVKADTLEELAGKLGIPADKLVETRDRFNSAIRGEQEDQFRAKPFKREFRVEGPFYGVQVESAVHMTRGGVVANEKTEVLNTKGDIVPGLFAAGEVTNSSAAYSAAVIFGRIAGENAVKFINK, translated from the coding sequence ATGAAAGTAAATAGGTGTAAATTAGCAATTCTTTTGGCAAGCTTAATGTTAGTAGCTTGCGGAACAAAGGAGAAATCTGTTATTGGTAAAGGAAATGGATTCTCTGGGGAGATTAAAGTAAACGTTGTGACAAAGGGAGATAAAATTGAGAATCTTGAGTTAGTTTCTGATAATGAAACTTCTCATATTATTTCAAGAACATTCCCAATTCTAAAAGATAGAATTTTAAAAGCACAATCTCCAATCGTTGATAGTGTATCTGGAGCAACATACACATCTTTAGGAGTGAAAAGAGCAGTAGCTGCAGCACTTAAAGAGAGTGGAAAAGATTTTGGAAGAATAACTATCAATACAAAGGGACCAGAACAGCCAGTGGCATTTTTAGAACCAGTTAAAACAGATTTAGTTATAGTAGGTGGAGGACCAGCGGGTCTTGCGGCAGCTATATCAGCTAAAGAAGCCGGATTAAAAAATATAATATTAATAGAAAAGTTAGATATATTAAGTGGAAATGGAAAGTATGACATGAACTTCTACGACTTAATAAACTCTGAAGCTCAAAAAAATGCTGGAGTAGAAGATTCAGTTGAAAAACTAATCGCAGATAATAGCAATTGGATGGATACACCTGAAAGAACAAGAGTTCAGGCAGAGGGTGCTTATAAATTAGATACATGGCTTAGATCTATGGGAATAAAATTGGAGCATTACTATGGAAAAAGAGGTCATATGGCTAAAAGTAATGCTTATGCTGGAGAAGAAGTTCAAGATGGAATGGAAGCCACAGCAAAAAAATTAGGAATAGATATTAGAACAGGAACTAAAGGAACTGATTTAATCATAGAAAATGGAGAGGTTAAAGGAATCAAAGTTCAAAATGGAAATAACTTCTATGATATAAATACTAAAGCTGTTGTAATGGCAACAGGAGGATTCTCAGCAAATAAAGAGTTATTGGCAAAATATTCTCCAGGAACAGAGAAGTTACAAACTTCAAATCAGCTTGGAGCAACAGGAGATTTTATACCTGTATTTGAAGAGAATGATATAGCTTTAGCCAATTTAGAGGAGTTGAATTTATTTCCATTCATAGTTAGAACGACTAGAGATTTAACAGGTGGATCAGATGGATTTATGCTTGTAAATTCAAATGGAGAGAGATTCTTAAATGAGAACATATCAAAAGATGCTAGATTTGAAGCTGCTCAAACGATATTAGCTCAACCAGGTGGAAAAGCTTTCTATATATATGACCAAACTTTATTTGATGGAAGTTACCGTTTACAAAAACATACAGCGAAAGGGTACCATGTAAAAGCTGATACCTTAGAAGAGTTAGCAGGAAAATTAGGTATTCCAGCAGATAAATTAGTAGAGACAAGAGATAGATTCAATAGTGCTATTCGTGGAGAGCAAGAGGATCAATTTAGAGCAAAACCATTTAAAAGAGAGTTTAGAGTTGAAGGACCTTTCTATGGAGTTCAAGTTGAATCAGCAGTTCATATGACAAGAGGTGGAGTTGTTGCCAATGAAAAAACGGAAGTTTTAAATACAAAAGGTGATATTGTTCCAGGGTTATTCGCTGCAGGAGAGGTTACAAACAGTAGTGCTGCATATAGTGCTGCGGTAATCTTCGGTCGTATAGCTGGAGAGAATGCAGTTAAGTTTATTAATAAATAA
- a CDS encoding DMT family transporter: MKKENISKVLLILVAMIWGSGFPATKIILDTGVQPYEFLAIRFFITAVVMFGIMGIKKMKIEKGEIKLGLVAGIVLFLAFAFQTVGLVYTTASKNAFITGANVIFVPYIAWIFTKQRPKLLYIFSSIICFLGIGILSFEKDLTVNFGDFLTFICAIGFALQIVVIGSRIKNRNPFTINGFQMFSAGIIGILMNLLVEGGTIFTRSYDLKQILALTYIIAFNTFICYSIQTYAQKQINPSQVSLILTTEIIFGALFSILVLGDKMTLQVLVGGILIFGSVLLSEIKKR; this comes from the coding sequence ATGAAAAAAGAGAATATAAGTAAAGTATTATTAATTTTAGTTGCTATGATTTGGGGAAGTGGTTTTCCAGCTACAAAAATAATTTTAGATACAGGGGTTCAACCATATGAGTTTTTAGCCATTAGATTTTTTATTACAGCTGTTGTGATGTTTGGAATTATGGGGATAAAAAAGATGAAAATTGAAAAAGGAGAGATTAAACTAGGGTTAGTGGCAGGTATAGTTTTATTTTTAGCATTTGCTTTTCAAACAGTGGGATTAGTCTATACTACAGCATCTAAAAATGCATTTATAACTGGTGCTAACGTTATTTTTGTTCCGTACATAGCTTGGATTTTTACAAAACAAAGACCTAAACTATTGTATATATTTTCATCAATAATTTGCTTTTTAGGAATTGGAATCCTATCTTTTGAGAAAGATTTGACAGTTAATTTTGGAGACTTTTTAACATTTATATGTGCAATAGGCTTTGCATTGCAGATAGTTGTTATTGGAAGTCGTATAAAAAATAGAAACCCATTTACTATTAATGGTTTTCAAATGTTTTCAGCAGGAATTATAGGGATTTTAATGAATTTATTAGTTGAGGGTGGTACAATTTTTACAAGAAGTTATGATCTAAAACAAATTTTAGCGCTAACTTATATAATTGCTTTTAATACTTTTATTTGTTACTCGATTCAAACATATGCACAAAAACAGATTAATCCGAGTCAAGTATCACTAATATTAACAACAGAAATTATCTTTGGTGCTTTATTCTCAATTTTAGTTTTGGGAGATAAAATGACTTTACAAGTTTTAGTGGGAGGTATTTTAATATTTGGATCTGTACTTTTAAGCGAAATAAAGAAGAGATAA
- the minE gene encoding cell division topological specificity factor MinE: MGFFNFLNKEKSSSVAKDRLKLVLIHDRAMLTPKTLEALKNEIILVISKYVDIDKDALNIEVSQESETGRETALIANIPIKIKK, from the coding sequence ATGGGATTTTTTAATTTTTTAAATAAAGAAAAATCTAGTTCAGTAGCAAAAGATCGTTTGAAGTTGGTACTGATTCATGATAGAGCTATGCTTACTCCAAAAACATTAGAAGCATTGAAAAATGAGATTATTTTAGTTATATCTAAATATGTAGATATAGATAAAGATGCTTTAAATATAGAAGTTTCACAAGAGTCTGAAACAGGAAGGGAGACGGCTTTAATAGCTAACATACCTATAAAAATAAAGAAATAG
- the minD gene encoding septum site-determining protein MinD codes for MGKVIVITSGKGGVGKTTSSANLGAALAMENQKTLLIDTDIGLRNLDVVMGLENRIVYDLIDVIEGTCKPKQAIIKDKRNDNLHLLPAAQSRDKNAVTPEQMRELIDTLKAEYDFILVDCPAGIEQGFKNAIAAAEEAYVVTTPEISAVRDADRIIGLLEANEIRNPKLIVNRLRVEMVKDGNMLSVEDVTDILGIKPIGIVPDDENIVISTNKGEPLVYKGESLAAKAYMNIAARTLGQNVEFLDLDPKIGFFDKIKEIFKK; via the coding sequence ATGGGAAAAGTTATAGTAATTACTTCAGGTAAAGGTGGAGTAGGAAAGACAACAAGTAGTGCAAATTTAGGGGCTGCACTAGCTATGGAAAATCAAAAGACCCTACTGATTGATACAGATATTGGACTTAGAAACTTAGATGTTGTAATGGGATTAGAAAATAGAATTGTTTATGATCTAATAGATGTTATAGAAGGAACATGTAAACCCAAACAAGCTATAATAAAGGATAAAAGAAATGATAACTTACATCTTCTACCAGCAGCTCAATCTAGAGATAAAAATGCAGTTACACCTGAACAAATGAGAGAGTTAATAGATACATTAAAAGCTGAGTATGATTTTATACTTGTAGATTGTCCAGCAGGAATAGAACAAGGATTTAAAAATGCTATAGCAGCAGCAGAGGAAGCTTATGTAGTTACAACTCCAGAGATTTCAGCTGTTAGAGATGCTGATCGTATTATTGGATTATTAGAAGCTAATGAGATTAGAAATCCTAAACTTATTGTAAATCGTCTTAGAGTAGAGATGGTTAAAGATGGAAATATGTTAAGTGTTGAGGATGTAACAGATATACTTGGAATAAAACCTATTGGAATTGTTCCAGATGATGAAAATATAGTTATATCTACAAATAAAGGTGAGCCTTTAGTTTATAAAGGTGAATCATTAGCTGCAAAAGCTTATATGAATATTGCGGCTAGAACATTAGGTCAAAATGTGGAATTTTTAGATCTAGACCCAAAAATCGGGTTTTTTGATAAAATTAAAGAGATATTTAAAAAATAA
- the minC gene encoding septum site-determining protein MinC, which produces MNDCVILKGKKDRLVVQLDSAIDFSSLKDKFSEKIKQAEAFIGDTKIAIEFTNRKLTEIEENILIGVINKETKIKIAFIFSERSIFSQLPVGEFKLPFNNIKDVTDEGVTKFHKGTLRSGHNLEFEGNVVVLGDVNPGAVIKAKGNVVVLGYLNGTVYAGEDDGSEAFVGAFSLNPIQIKIGQVIAKNPSTNVLDVNKVKKTVDFEVAYLKDGNIFIEKFNKATLEHMIKI; this is translated from the coding sequence ATGAACGACTGTGTAATTTTAAAAGGAAAAAAGGACAGATTAGTTGTACAATTAGATAGTGCTATCGATTTTAGTTCTTTAAAAGATAAATTTTCTGAAAAGATTAAACAGGCAGAAGCATTTATAGGTGATACAAAAATAGCCATCGAGTTTACAAATAGAAAACTTACAGAAATAGAGGAAAATATCTTAATCGGAGTAATTAATAAAGAGACGAAAATAAAAATAGCTTTCATTTTTTCTGAAAGATCTATTTTTTCACAGTTGCCAGTAGGGGAGTTTAAGCTTCCTTTTAATAATATAAAAGATGTGACAGATGAAGGAGTAACGAAGTTTCATAAAGGAACTTTACGTTCTGGACACAATTTGGAATTTGAAGGAAACGTTGTTGTGTTAGGAGATGTTAATCCAGGAGCTGTAATAAAGGCAAAAGGAAATGTTGTCGTTTTAGGATATCTAAACGGAACTGTGTATGCAGGTGAAGATGATGGTTCTGAAGCATTTGTGGGTGCGTTTTCATTGAATCCTATTCAAATAAAAATAGGGCAGGTTATAGCAAAAAATCCAAGTACAAATGTGTTAGATGTAAATAAGGTTAAGAAAACTGTAGATTTTGAAGTAGCATACTTAAAAGATGGAAATATATTTATTGAAAAGTTCAATAAAGCGACCTTAGAGCATATGATAAAAATATAA
- a CDS encoding ABC transporter ATP-binding protein: protein MAEVVLKKVEKQYPNGFKAVHGIDLEIKDGEFMVFVGPSGCAKSTTLRMVAGLEEITGGEIYIGEKLVNDLPPKDRGIAMVFQNYALYPHMTVYDNMAFGLKMAKVPKGEIDKRVKEAAEKLEITDLLDRKPKEMSGGQRQRVAVGRAIVRKPEVFLFDEPLSNLDAKLRVSMRVRITQLHKQLKEEGQNATMIYVTHDQVEAMTMGDRICVLNYGKIMQVDTPLNLYNSPANKFVAGFIGSPAMNIVKASLIKEADVTFVKLANGDRLALPKEKAEKVKNHVGKDVWFGIRPENVGNKNTAKDGDASLVGKVNIVEQMGNEEFIYFFIGDTQYTARIPAEKSTGANFNQKEEFYFEMDKCHLFDIESEQNITI from the coding sequence ATGGCAGAAGTAGTGTTAAAAAAAGTTGAGAAACAATATCCAAATGGGTTTAAAGCAGTTCATGGAATCGATTTAGAAATCAAAGATGGAGAGTTCATGGTTTTCGTTGGACCATCAGGTTGTGCAAAATCAACTACTCTAAGAATGGTTGCAGGTTTAGAGGAGATAACAGGTGGAGAGATCTACATAGGGGAGAAGCTAGTTAATGACTTACCTCCTAAAGATAGAGGAATTGCAATGGTTTTCCAAAACTATGCACTTTACCCACATATGACAGTTTATGATAATATGGCGTTCGGTCTTAAAATGGCGAAAGTGCCTAAAGGTGAGATTGATAAAAGGGTTAAAGAAGCAGCTGAGAAGTTAGAGATAACAGATCTTTTAGACAGAAAACCAAAAGAGATGTCAGGAGGGCAAAGACAAAGGGTTGCGGTAGGTAGAGCGATTGTTAGAAAACCAGAAGTTTTCCTATTTGATGAACCTCTTTCTAACTTAGATGCAAAACTTAGAGTGTCGATGAGGGTAAGAATCACTCAACTACACAAACAGTTAAAAGAAGAGGGACAAAATGCAACTATGATATATGTAACACATGATCAAGTTGAAGCTATGACAATGGGAGATAGAATCTGTGTATTAAATTATGGAAAGATAATGCAAGTTGACACTCCATTAAATCTATACAATAGCCCAGCAAACAAATTCGTTGCAGGATTTATCGGATCACCAGCGATGAATATTGTTAAAGCTTCTTTAATCAAAGAAGCGGATGTAACTTTTGTTAAATTAGCTAATGGAGACAGATTAGCGCTACCAAAAGAAAAAGCTGAAAAAGTAAAAAATCATGTTGGAAAAGATGTTTGGTTTGGAATTAGACCTGAAAATGTAGGAAATAAAAATACAGCTAAGGATGGAGATGCATCATTAGTAGGAAAAGTAAATATAGTAGAGCAAATGGGTAATGAAGAGTTTATTTACTTCTTCATTGGAGATACTCAATACACTGCTAGAATTCCAGCTGAAAAATCAACTGGAGCAAACTTTAACCAGAAAGAGGAGTTTTATTTCGAAATGGATAAGTGCCATTTATTTGATATAGAATCAGAGCAAAATATAACTATTTAA
- a CDS encoding aldose epimerase family protein, translating to MRMKVSEFGKTKSGEEVSIFKFKNEFVELEIISYGGVIKSLKTADKNGGFENVVLGYETLKEYEEDECYLGAITGRVAGRIKDGVLKIGDSIYNLEKNNSGNNLHGGPEGLNTRVWKAKGEVVGEKGILTLFYKSSHLESGFPGEVDFTVQYTLEKNILKIDYIGESDRDTYLNLTNHSYFNLSGDNKRDIKSSDLKVNASAYGVVDETTLPLKLEDISDFLKFNVFEKLEDVLNRESSQLSIVGGGIDHPFEMSKKSEYDIELRDEISGRSMKVKSSEPVAVIYTGNYLEKKHNGICFEMQDYPDVNNFLPERVKIYNKNLVYRAETIFIFN from the coding sequence ATGAGAATGAAGGTTTCAGAGTTTGGAAAAACGAAAAGTGGTGAAGAGGTTTCTATTTTTAAATTTAAAAATGAGTTTGTAGAGTTAGAGATTATATCTTATGGGGGGGTTATAAAATCTTTAAAAACAGCCGATAAAAATGGAGGATTTGAAAATGTTGTATTAGGGTATGAAACTTTAAAAGAGTATGAAGAGGATGAGTGTTATCTTGGAGCTATTACTGGAAGAGTTGCTGGAAGAATAAAAGATGGAGTTTTAAAAATAGGAGATAGCATATATAATTTAGAAAAAAATAATAGTGGAAACAATCTACATGGTGGACCAGAGGGATTGAATACAAGAGTGTGGAAAGCGAAAGGTGAAGTTGTTGGAGAGAAAGGTATTTTAACTTTATTTTATAAAAGTTCACACTTAGAATCTGGATTCCCAGGAGAAGTGGATTTTACAGTTCAGTATACTTTAGAAAAAAATATTTTAAAAATAGATTATATAGGTGAAAGCGATAGAGATACATATTTAAATTTAACAAATCACAGTTATTTCAATTTGAGTGGAGATAATAAAAGAGATATAAAAAGTAGTGATTTAAAAGTCAATGCTTCGGCATATGGAGTTGTTGACGAAACGACACTGCCTTTAAAATTAGAAGATATTTCTGATTTTTTAAAATTTAATGTTTTTGAAAAGTTAGAGGATGTTTTAAATAGAGAAAGTTCACAACTCTCAATTGTAGGAGGGGGTATAGATCATCCTTTCGAAATGTCAAAAAAATCTGAATACGATATAGAGTTGCGAGATGAAATCTCAGGAAGATCTATGAAAGTAAAAAGTAGCGAGCCAGTAGCGGTAATATACACTGGTAACTATCTAGAAAAAAAACACAATGGAATATGTTTTGAGATGCAGGATTATCCAGATGTAAATAATTTTTTACCTGAAAGAGTGAAGATATATAATAAAAATTTAGTATACAGAGCAGAAACAATTTTTATTTTTAACTAA
- a CDS encoding ROK family transcriptional regulator, which translates to MQFTQSQLRILEMIKNKNRISRKKIADELELTPAAITKSIEPLLQSGIVLEVAQRESTGGRRAIDLSLNKYWVGKIFGISLTPTSIITSVGNIEGEIFKSNSYKIEGSNELASYLEDIIETELKDENGIKVISMAITGLINSENGVILFSPHYKRKKIEIKKMIEERFKIPVLIENDVRAMALTEKYFGKARESENYVVLNVSEGIGSSIFMNGDLLSGYGFISGEIGHVVMDRSSLRKCSCGKRGCLEAEASNAAIINRLVSMIKLNNYSSLKERLKKNGSINILDVIEAVKKRDFLSTKVSTEAMVTIAHSIDMIISLINPEKIVLIGEIFKENLLLSTLKLELQKVTLEEQKYDLIVSDMLNEMHTYNPISVVRHNLFRKNIWRDSL; encoded by the coding sequence ATGCAATTTACGCAATCTCAGTTGAGAATATTGGAGATGATTAAAAATAAAAATAGAATATCTAGAAAAAAAATAGCGGATGAGTTGGAGCTAACACCTGCAGCGATAACAAAATCAATAGAACCTCTATTGCAATCTGGAATAGTCTTAGAGGTGGCTCAAAGAGAATCGACAGGGGGAAGAAGAGCGATTGATCTATCTTTGAATAAGTATTGGGTAGGAAAAATTTTTGGAATCTCTTTGACACCAACCTCAATTATAACCTCTGTTGGAAATATAGAGGGTGAAATTTTTAAAAGTAATAGTTATAAAATAGAGGGAAGCAATGAATTAGCCTCATATTTAGAGGATATAATAGAAACAGAGTTGAAAGATGAAAATGGAATCAAAGTGATATCGATGGCTATAACTGGGCTTATAAATTCAGAAAATGGAGTCATTCTTTTTTCACCTCATTACAAAAGAAAAAAAATTGAGATAAAAAAAATGATAGAGGAAAGATTTAAAATTCCTGTCTTAATAGAAAATGATGTAAGAGCGATGGCTTTAACGGAAAAATATTTCGGTAAAGCAAGAGAGAGCGAAAACTATGTTGTTTTAAATGTTTCAGAAGGGATTGGAAGTTCTATTTTTATGAATGGAGATCTACTGTCGGGATATGGTTTTATATCCGGTGAGATTGGACATGTTGTTATGGATAGAAGTAGCTTAAGAAAATGTTCGTGTGGAAAAAGAGGTTGTTTAGAAGCTGAAGCATCAAATGCAGCTATAATAAATAGATTGGTTTCAATGATAAAACTGAATAACTACAGTTCTCTGAAAGAAAGATTGAAAAAAAATGGTTCTATAAATATTTTAGATGTTATCGAAGCAGTTAAAAAAAGAGATTTTTTAAGCACTAAGGTAAGTACAGAGGCAATGGTTACAATTGCTCACAGTATTGATATGATAATCTCTCTTATAAATCCTGAAAAAATAGTTTTGATAGGAGAGATATTTAAAGAGAATCTTCTTTTAAGTACTTTGAAATTGGAGTTACAGAAAGTAACTTTAGAAGAACAAAAGTATGATTTGATAGTTTCAGATATGTTAAATGAGATGCATACTTATAATCCTATATCGGTAGTTAGACACAATCTATTTAGAAAAAATATATGGAGGGATAGTTTATGA
- a CDS encoding galactokinase, whose product MELIKNLVHNFKKEFKKDSDTTTEVFFAPGRVNLIGEHIDYNGGKVFPCALDFGTYAVLTKREDKTFRMYSENFKDLGIIEFSLDSLIYDKKDDWANYPKGVVKTFLDAGFKIDSGFDVLFYGNIPNGAGLSSSASIEVLTSVIIKNLFNLDVDMVEMVKLCQKTENEFIGVNCGIMDQFSIGMGKKDHAILLDCNTLEYSYAPFILNDISIVIANTNKRRGLGESKYNERRASCESALKDLKAAGVAINSLCDMDMQLFESVKHHIKSEEAIPRVRHAVSENVRVLNAMEALKVGDINRFGQLMIGSHNSLRDDYEVTGFELDSLVEAALEEKGTIGSRMTGAGFGGCTVSLVKNDSLEEFIAHVGKKYFEKTGLEAAFYIGNPGDGARKLGDF is encoded by the coding sequence ATGGAACTTATCAAAAACTTAGTACACAATTTTAAAAAAGAGTTTAAAAAAGATAGTGATACAACTACAGAGGTTTTCTTTGCTCCAGGAAGAGTTAATCTAATCGGAGAACATATAGATTATAACGGTGGAAAAGTTTTTCCTTGTGCTTTAGACTTTGGAACATATGCTGTTTTAACAAAAAGAGAGGACAAAACATTTAGAATGTACTCTGAAAACTTTAAAGATTTAGGAATAATAGAGTTCTCTTTAGACTCTTTAATATATGATAAAAAAGATGATTGGGCAAACTATCCAAAAGGAGTTGTAAAAACTTTCTTAGATGCTGGCTTCAAAATAGATTCTGGTTTTGATGTTTTATTCTACGGAAATATTCCAAATGGTGCTGGACTTTCATCATCAGCTTCTATTGAAGTTTTAACATCAGTTATCATAAAAAATCTTTTCAATTTAGATGTTGATATGGTAGAGATGGTGAAACTATGTCAAAAAACTGAGAACGAGTTTATTGGAGTAAACTGTGGAATTATGGATCAATTCTCTATTGGAATGGGTAAAAAGGATCACGCTATTCTTTTAGATTGCAACACTTTAGAGTACTCTTACGCTCCGTTTATTTTAAACGATATCTCTATCGTAATTGCAAATACCAACAAAAGAAGAGGACTTGGAGAATCTAAATACAACGAGAGAAGAGCTTCTTGTGAAAGTGCTTTAAAAGATTTAAAAGCAGCTGGTGTAGCGATTAACTCACTTTGTGATATGGATATGCAACTTTTTGAAAGTGTTAAACACCATATAAAATCAGAGGAAGCTATTCCTAGAGTGAGACACGCTGTAAGCGAAAATGTTAGAGTTTTAAATGCAATGGAAGCTTTAAAAGTTGGAGATATAAATAGATTTGGACAACTTATGATTGGATCTCACAACTCACTTAGAGATGACTATGAGGTTACTGGATTTGAATTAGATAGTTTAGTTGAAGCGGCTCTTGAAGAAAAAGGAACTATCGGTTCTAGAATGACTGGAGCTGGATTTGGAGGATGTACTGTTTCTCTTGTTAAAAATGATTCTTTAGAAGAGTTTATAGCTCATGTTGGAAAGAAATATTTTGAAAAAACTGGATTAGAGGCTGCATTCTATATTGGTAACCCTGGAGATGGGGCTAGAAAGTTAGGTGATTTCTAA